Proteins from a genomic interval of Trifolium pratense cultivar HEN17-A07 linkage group LG6, ARS_RC_1.1, whole genome shotgun sequence:
- the LOC123891504 gene encoding ACT domain-containing protein ACR9 has protein sequence MGIPWDDIVVIQHAKNTNEPTVVTVNCPDKAGLGCDLCRIILEFGLRITRADISTDGRWCYIVFWVIPHPASLTIDWESLKTRLLSPCPSCLFSYNFNQSTNPSPPPIYLLKVWIIDQKGLLHDINEILCNLQLTIQRVKVMPTPDGRALDLFFITDEMELFHTKKRRDDVCEHLKNALGEMCISSELQLAGPEYGHLQGFSSLPPAYSEELFGPELLDKVSLHPLSQDMTTLKKPTVTVDNTLSPVHTLLQIQCVDQKGLCYDIMRISKDSDIKVAYGRFTSSVKGFQNIDLFVQQKDGEKILDPERQKTLCSSLKEEMLHPLRVIIVNRGPDIELLVANPVELSGKGRPRVFYDVTLALKALGVFIFSAEVVRHSTQERQWEVYRFLLDESREFPLNSSKARSQIVDKVRRTLMGW, from the exons ATGGGGATACCGTGGGACGATATCGTTGTGATCCAACATGCCAAGAACACCAACGAACCAACTGTTGTCACTGTCAATTGTCCCGACAAAGCTGGTCTTGGCTGTGATCTTTGCAGAATCATTCTTGAATTCGGTCTTCGCATTACTAGAGCTG ACATATCAACGGACGGAAGATGGTGCTACATAGTATTTTGGGTTATTCCACATCCTGCATCACTCACAATTGATTGGGAAAGCTTGAAAACAAGGCTTCTTTCACCTTGTCCTTCATGTTTGTTTTCTTATAATTTCAATCAATCTACTAATCCTTCACCACCTCCAATTTACTTGTTGAAGGTTTGGATTATTGATCAGAAAGGATTATTACATG ATATTAATGAAATCTTGTGTAACCTTCAACTGACTATTCAGAGAGTTAAAGTGATGCCAACACCAGATGGAAGGGCCCTAGATTTGTTCTTTATCACCGATGAAAT GGAATTGTTTCACACCAAAAAGAGGCGAGACGATGTATGCGAGCATCTTAAGAATGCCTTAGGAGAGATGTGTATCTCCAGTGAACTTCAGTTAGCTGGACCTGAATATGGACATTTGCAGGGGTTTTCTTCTCTTCCACCGGCTTATTCTGAAGAATTATTTGGTCCTGAGTTGTTAGACAAGGTGTCTTTGCATCCTCTCAGTCAAGACATGACAACGCTGAAGAAACCAACGGTTACGGTGGATAATACGTTGAGCCCAGTTCATACTTTGCTTCAGATACAGTGTGTTGATCAGAAAGGCTTGTGTTATGACATTATGAGGATTTCTAAGGATTCTGATATTAAG GTTGCTTATGGTAGATTCACTTCAAGTGTGAAAGGCTTTCAAAATATTGACTTATTTGTTCAACAAAAAGATGGAGAAAAGATCCTAGATCCCGAACGTCAGAAAACTCTGTGTTCCAGCTTAAAAGAAGAGATGCTTCATCCTTTGCGGGTTATTATAGTGAACCGGGGTCCGGATATTGAACTACTGGTTGCCAATCCCGTAGAACTGTCTGGAAAAGGAAGGCCTCGTGTTTTCTATGATGTTACATTGGCCTTAAAAGCATTGGGAGTATTCATTTTCTCG GCTGAAGTTGTTAGACATTCGACACAAGAACGCCAGTGGGAAGTCTACAGGTTTTTGTTGGACGAAAGCCGAGAATTTCCATTGAACAGCAGTAAAGCAAGAAGTCAGATTGTGGACAAAGTTAGGAGAACATTGATGGGTTGGTAG
- the LOC123891505 gene encoding pentatricopeptide repeat-containing protein At2g15820, chloroplastic-like — MQGLTTAAASPGPVRYFFRFRFHSSSSSMRSTFTLFRNLTLSTLHSQRTLPFRLLPTRLIAAAADQRVPHEDLIFHFAVEPEADDKRLPRPDVEVMELSQVPELWRRSRVAWLCKELPAHKAGTLVRILNAQRKWLRQEEATYIIMHCLTIREIETAFRVYKWMMQQSWYWFDFALATRLADYMGKEGKFAKCREVFDDIINQGRVPSESTFHMLVVAYVSSPIQGCLDEACGIFHRMIQLGGYQPCLSLHNSLFKALVNKQGNFSKQYFKQAEFIYHRMVTTGFNVHKDIYGGLIWLHSYQDSIDKERIQALREDMLHAGIDESKEVLVSILRACARVGEVDEADKTWSKLLQFESNPPSQAFVYKMEVYSKVGMPMKSLEVFREMQLKLGNTSVAAYNKIIEILCKAQASEFAESVMTDFVNSGLKPLTPSYVYLLNMYFNLESHDKLEEVFLQCLEKCRPNTAIYNIYLDSLVKVGKLDKAEDIFSQMFRDASIGVNARSCNIILHGYLYSGNNLKAEKIYDLMCQKKYEIDAPLMEKLDFILSLRRKIIKKPTSLKLSKEQREILIGMLLGGLQIDSDDQRKNHIIRFDFDGNSESHYVMKSHIHRQFYDWLHPTFKPSDDSENVPDKFCTIASSHFGFYADQFWSKGHPTTPKLIHRWLSPCVLAYWYMYAGHRNSSGDVLLKIKGNREGVESIVKKFKAMSIDCKVKGTGKVFWIGIMGSNTTWFWKLVEPYILEDARDFTKADVNIMGQDLMETQDINFNSESDE; from the exons ATGCAGGGATTAACAACTGCAGCAGCTAGTCCAGGTCCGGTTAGGTACTTCTTCCGCTTCCggtttcattcttcttcttcttcaatgcgTTCAACATTCACACTTTTTCGCAATCTCACTCTCTCCACTCTCCACTCACAACGCACGCTTCCTTTCCGACTTCTCCCTACCCGCCTCATAGCTGCGGCCGCCGACCAGCGTGTTCCCCATGAAGACCTTATTTTCCATTTTGCGGTGGAGCCGGAGGCTGATGATAAGCGGCTGCCCCGTCCTGATGTGGAGGTGATGGAGTTGAGTCAGGTGCCGGAACTCTGGCGGAGATCTAGAGTTGCCTGGCTCTGCAAAGAGCTTCCCGCGCACAAGGCAGGAACTCTGGTTAGGATTCTTAATGCGCAGAGGAAGTGGCTCAGGCAGGAAGAAGCCACCTATATCATTATGCATTGCTTGACCATTCGCGAAATCGAGACTGCATTTAGG GTATACAAATGGATGATGCAACAGAGTTGGTATTGGTTTGATTTTGCTCTTGCTACTAGGCTGGCTGATTACATGGGTAAAGAGGGTAAGTTTGCAAAGTGCCGTGAGGTTTTTGATGATATTATCAATCAAGGTCGTGTTCCCAGCGAATCAACATTCCATATGTTGGTTGTGGCTTACGTAAGTTCTCCTATTCAAGGTTGTTTGGATGAAGCGTGTGGTATTTTCCACCGAATGATTCAGTTGGGTGGATACCAGCCCTGTCTTAGCTTACATAATTCTCTTTTCAAAGCTCTTGTAAACAAACAAGGGAATTTTTCAAAGCAGTATTTTAAGCAAGCTGAGTTTATATATCACCGTATGGTTACAACTGGATTTAATGTACATAAAGATATTTATGGTGGCCTAATTTGGCTGCATAGCTATCAGGATTCTATAGACAAAGAAAGAATACAAGCATTGAGGGAAGATATGCTTCATGCTGGAATTGATGAGAGTAAAGAGGTGCTAGTATCGATCTTGAGGGCTTGTGCAAGGGTGGGGGAGGTGGACGAAGCAGACAAAACTTGGTCCAAACTTTTGCAGTTTGAAAGCAACCCTCCATCACAAGCTTTTGTGTACAAAATGGAAGTCTACTCTAAGGTTGGTATGCCTATGAAGTCGTTGGAGGTATTTAGGGAAATGCAGTTGAAACTAGGTAACACAAGTGTTGCagcatataataaaataatagaaatacTGTGCAAAGCACAAGCATCCGAATTTGCAGAATCAGTCATGACAGATTTTGTCAATAGTGGTCTGAAGCCCCTTACACCATCATATGTTTATTTACTAAACATGTACTTCAACTTGGAATCACATGATAAATTGGAAGAGGTGTTCTTGCAATGCCTGGAGAAATGTCGTCCTAATACTGcaatatacaatatatatttggaTTCGTTGGTGAAAGTTGGTAAACTTGACAAGGCTGAGGATATCTTTAGCCAAATGTTCCGTGATGCAAGTATTGGTGTCAATGCCCGGTCATGTAACATCATCTTACATGGATACCTATATTCAGGAAATAACTTAAAGGCCGAGAAGATCTACGACTTAATGTGCCAAAAGAAGTATGAAATTGATGCCCCATTAATGGAAAAGCTTGACTTTATCCTGAGTTTGAGAaggaaaattattaaaaagcCAACGAGCCTGAAGCTAAGCAAAGAACAGAGAGAAATACTGATTGGGATGCTTTTAGGTGGTTTGCAGATTGATTCTGATGACCAAAGGAAGAACCACATTATCCGTTTCGATTTTGATGGCAATTCTGAGAGCCATTATGTCATGAAGAGTCATATACATCGTCAGTTTTATGACTGGCTGCATCCTACTTTTAAGCCAAGCGATGACAGTGAGAACGTACCAGATAAGTTTTGCACCATTGCAAGCTCTCATTTTGGATTTTATGCCGATCAGTTTTGGTCAAAAGGTCATCCTACAACTCCAAAACTTATTCATAGGTGGTTGTCACCGTGTGTTCTTGCATACTGGTACATGTATGCGGGCCATCGAAATTCATCGGGGGATGTTTTACTAAAGATTAAAGGAAATCGTGAGGGAGTGGAGAGCATTGTCAAAAAGTTCAAAGCCATGTCCATTGATTGTAAAGTCAAGGGAACGGGAAAGGTATTCTGGATTGGTATTATGGGAAGCAATACGACTTGGTTCTGGAAATTGGTTGAGCCATATATTCTAGAAGATGCAAGAGATTTCACTAAGGCTGACGTCAATATTATGGGGCAGGATTTAATGGAAACTCAAGACATTAACTTCAATAGTGAATCAGATGAATGA
- the LOC123891506 gene encoding enoyl-CoA delta isomerase 1, peroxisomal, producing the protein MRFHMINLIDSIKMCSLEKRGNIFILTLTGDGEHRLNPTLLNSIKSTLRHVRQQATTSSALITTANGKFFSNGYDINWAKSMQDMILMDDLLRSIISDLISLPMPTIAAVTGHAAAAGYMLALSHDYVLMRSDRGFLYMSELDIKRVIPAWFVAVVDAKVGSAAARRKIVMQAEKVTAKEAVRLGIVDSAHDSAEETVKAAVVLAVDLVKRGWDGHVYADNRKKFLSNVIHAVEDTSERKIESKL; encoded by the coding sequence ATGCGTTTTCATATGATTAATTTgattgattcaataaaaatgtgTAGCTTAGAGAAAAGAGGCAACATCTTCATCCTAACACTAACCGGCGACGGTGAACACCGTCTCAACCCCACACTTCTCAATTCCATCAAATCCACCCTCCGCCATGTACGTCAACAAGCCACCACTTCCTCCGCCCTCATCACAACCGCCAATGGAAAATTCTTCTCCAACGGTTACGACATCAACTGGGCTAAGTCAATGCAAGACATGATCCTCATGGACGATTTACTCCGATCCATCATCTCCGATCTCATCTCTCTTCCTATGCCTACCATCGCCGCCGTCACCGGTCACGCCGCCGCCGCGGGTTACATGCTGGCTCTATCTCATGACTATGTTTTAATGCGATCTGATAGAGGATTTCTTTACATGAGCGAACTTGACATCAAGCGTGTTATTCCGGCGTGGTTTGTTGCCGTCGTTGATGCTAAGGTTGGATCCGCCGCGGCTCGGAGGAAAATTGTGATGCAGGCGGAGAAGGTGACTGCTAAGGAGGCGGTGAGGTTGGGTATTGTTGATTCGGCGCATGACAGTGCTGAGGAGACGGTTAAGGCTGCAGTTGTTTTGGCCGTTGATTTGGTGAAGCGTGGATGGGATGGACACGTGTATGCTGATAATAGGAAGAAGTTTTTGAGTAATGTGATTCATGCTGTTGAAGATACCTCTGAGAGGAAAATTGAATCCAAACTTTAG
- the LOC123891507 gene encoding uncharacterized protein LOC123891507, with amino-acid sequence MESNPMSSSSSSPFTPQLIGVSRLRSSSVKKLPEPLRRSVADCLSSPLASATEPSRILRDYLKGPTTTDMAYSAILEHTIAERERSPAVVARCVALLKRYLLRYKPSEETLLQIDRFCSAVIAECVINPNQPWSQSLNRQSGASTTPSPLLVSSVASEAHVKSLSYVRSLVARHIPKRLFQPASFIGPSSSGKSLPTLSSLLSKSFNSQRSPSIVSEKASPVSVTETLEKDSTVLSVSKSLKRENIDEKDDLGFIAHDVLKWRWLEQPQLSSVGTESDRGHYMTSHSSFLEVGAAALLVGDIESKMKGKPWKFFGTDDMPYLDQLLQSSPVTPITNSVSARCHLRAITASKRKKADSRQIWEDYPVITFRPRARQLFQYRHYSEQQPLRLNPAEVQEVIAAVCSEASSPSTNVMTVSTRLGNNSGKPSTDVAVSVLIKLVIDMYVLDSQTAAPLILSMLEEILSSSETACRIRAFDLILNLGVHSHLLEPMIVDDAIIEEEYSPESYFDSNDRVMMQGSMEGNSPNKSDTVSAIDNFEPWIINILYEILLLLVQTEEKEESVWASALSCLLYFVCDRGKIRRNRLQGLDIRVLKELIRTSRENSWAELVHCKLISMLTNMFYEVPDEVTEPVSRKPKFLVDQLDLIGGLQFIFIEYSLANSRDERKNLYSVLFEYILHQINETCIATGVNEYSDDEIQPIASLLAQANAAEAFYISVKLGVECIGEILRRSIASTLSRYPNSERLNELLEIVAEKFDTVISSFTHLDKEFCHMIEITKSHKFSENMDGAALQNGIDLQAKHSWVTLHSLLHSERISYRQNGYIWLGDLLIAEISEERDGNIWSSIKYFQHKIAQAGTQDSLDTSNIPLSILLMCGLLKSKYNYIRWGFLFVLERLLMRCKFLLDEHEMLLSNSKVLEYGKKDWHLEKANAVIDIMSSALSLVFQINETDHINILKMCDILFSQLCLRVPPATAPSFGDDVQHDRNLNLTGANKKSDIDNHVLKQDSFHWDERKEESNRKSGYPINYHPDHETASMAALLQGRAIVPMQLIARVPAALLYWPLIQLAGAATDDIALGVAVGSKGRGNLPGATSDIRAILILLLIGKCSADPVAFQEVGQEQFFRELLDDTDSRVAYYSSAFLLKRMMTEKPEKYQNMLQNLVVKAQQSNNEKLLENPYLQMRGIIQLANDLGFDL; translated from the exons ATGGAATCGAATCcaatgtcttcttcttcttcctctcctTTCACTCCGCAGTTAATCGGTGTTTCTAGGTTGAGATCTTCTTCCGTTAAGAAGTTGCCGGAACCCTTACGCCGTTCCGTCGCTGACTGCCTCTCTTCACCTCTCGCTTCCGCCACCGAACCTTCCAGAATTCTTCGG GACTATCTGAAAGGCCCTACAACCACAGACATGGCTTATAGTGCAATTCTGGAACATACTATTGCGGAGAGGGAGCGCAG TCCTGCAGTAGTTGCAAGGTGTGTGGCACTATTAAAGCGGTATCTTCTAAG ATACAAACCGAGCGAAGAGACATTACTTCAGATAGATCGTTTTTGTTCAGCTGTAATTGCTGAATGTGTTATTAACCCAAATCAGCCATGGTCACAATCTCTGAATCGACAATCTGGTGCATCCACAACTCCATCTCCTTTACTTGTATCTAGTGTTGCTTCTGAGGCACATGTGAAGTCACTGAGTTATGTGCGTTCCCTAGTGGCCCGACACATTCCCAAACGGCTTTTTCAACCAGCTTCATTTATTGGACCATCTTCATCGGGAAAATCACTGCCGACATTGTCATCTTTGCTAAGTAAATCTTTCAATTCCCAACGTAGTCCTTCTATTGTTTCAGAAAAGGCAAGTCCCGTAAGCGTTACAGAAACATTAGAGAAAGACTCAACCGTGCTATCTGTCTCAAAGTCATTAAAACGTGAAAACATTGATGAAAAGGATGACCTAGGGTTCATTGCGCACGATGTTCTGAAATGGCGCTGGCTCGAGCAACCTCAATTGTCATCGGTGGGGACTGAAAG TGATCGTGGTCATTATATGACATCACATAGTAGTTTCTTAGAAGTAGGTGCAGCAGCTTTACTCGTAGGAGACATCGAATCTAAGATGAAGGGGAAACCTTGGAAATTTTTTGGAACTGATGATATGCCTTACCTGGATCAGCTGTTGCAGTCTTCTCCTGTAACACCAATTACAAATTCTGTCTCTGCTCGTTGCCACCTAAGAGCAATAACAGCATCGAAACGCAAAAAAGCAGACTCTCGTCAGATATG GGAGGATTATCCCGTGATTACATTTCGTCCCCGAGCTCGACAGCTTTTCCAGTACCGTCATTACAG TGAGCAACAGCCTCTACGATTAAACCCTGCCGAGGTACAAGAAGTTATTGCTGCAGTTTGCTCTGAGGCTTCTTCTCCAAGCACCAATGTTATGACAGTGTCAACTAGACTAGGCAATAACAGTGGAAAACCATCGACAGATGTGGCTGTTAGCGTCCTTATTAAACTAGTTATTGACAT GTATGTTTTAGATTCTCAGACAGCTGCTCCTCTCATTCTTTCTATGCTTGAG GAGATTCTTAGTTCTTCTGAAACAGCTTGCAGGATCCGCGCTTTCGATTTGATTCTAAATCTAGGGGTTCATTCTCATCTCCTAGAAccgatgattgttgatgatgctATAATTGAAGAAGAATATTCTCCAGAATCCTACTTTGACAGCAACGATCGAGTTATGATGCAAGGAAGCATGGAAGGAAATTCTCCAAACAAATCAGACACAGTCTCTGCCATTGATAATTTTGAGCCGTGGATTATAAATATTCTGTATGAAATACTGCTTCTACTTGTTCAG ACAGAAGAAAAGGAGGAATCTGTTTGGGCATCTGCACTCAGCTGTTTGCTTTATTTTGTCTGTGATAGAGGAAAGATCAGGAGAAATCGTTTACAAGGACTCGACATAAGG GTTCTGAAGGAACTTATAAGAACCAGCAGGGAGAACTCCTGGGCAGAGTTAGTTCATTGCAAGCTGATTTCTATGTTAACCAACATGTTTTATGAAGTTCCTGATGAAGTTACAGAGCCTGTCTCTAGAAAACCAAAATTTCTCGTGGATCAACTTGATCTGATTGGAGGACTTCAATTCATTTTCATCGAG TATTCCCTTGCAAACTCAAGAGATGAAAGGAAAAATCTGTATTCGGTGCTTTTTGAGTACATTCTGCATCAAATAAATGAAACATGTATAGCTACAGGAGTAAACGAATACAGTGATGATGAGATCCAACCTATTGCTTCTCTACTTGCTCAAGCAAATGCGGCCGAGGCATTTTATATTTCTGTCAAACTTGGGGTAGAATGCATTGGGGAGATTTTGAGAAGATCAATTGCATCTACTTTGTCCAGATATCCTAACAGTGAACGGCTAAATGAG CTACTGGAAATTGTAGCAGAGAAGTTTGACACTGTAATAAGTTCATTCACTCATTTGGACAAAGAATTCTGTCATATGATTGAGATAACAAAATCTCACAAGTTTTCTGAAAATATGGATGGTGCGGCTCTGCAAAATGGCATTGATTTGCAGGCAAAACATTCATGGGTCACTTTACATTCCCTTCTTCATTCTGAAAGAATTTCGTACCGTCAAAATGGGTATATCTGGTTAGGTGATTTGCTTATTGCTGAAATTAGTGAGGAAAGAGATGGAAATATATGGTCAAGTATCAAATACTTCCAGCATAAAATCGCTCAAGCTGGAACTCAAGATTCTTTGGATACATCAAATATCCCTTTGTCCATTTTACTTATGTGTGGCCTTCTAAAGTCCAAATACAACTATATTAGATGGGGATTTTTGTTTGTTCTTGAAAGGCTTCTTATGAGATGCAAATTTTTGCTAGATGAGCATGAAATGTTGCTATCAAACAGCAAAGTTCTGGAGTATGGGAAGAAAGATTGGCATCTTGAGAAAGCCAATGCAGTCATCGACATTATGAGCAGTGCTTTGTCTTTGGTGTTTCAGATAAATGAAACAGACCATATCAATATTCTGAAG ATGTGTGACATACTATTCTCTCAATTGTGCCTAAGAGTTCCTCCTGCTACAGCTCCATCATTTGGTGATGATGTGCAACATGACAGAAATTTAAATCTCACTGGTGCAAACAAAAAATCTGACATTGATAATCATGTCCTCAAACAAGATAGTTTCCACTGGGATGAACGAAAGGAAGAATCTAATAGAAAATCTGGCTACCCTATTAACTACCATCCAGATCACGAGACTGCATCAATGGCTGCTCTTCTCCAAGGACGAGCTATAGTCCCCATGCAATTGATTGCACGTGTTCCTGCTGCCTTACTATATTGGCCACTCATTCAATTGGCAGGAGCAGCAACAGATGATATTGCTTTAGGAGTTGCTGTTGGAAGTAAAGGAAGAGGAAACCTGCCTGGTGCAACATCAGATATTCGGGCCATACTTATCTTACTTCTTATTGGTAAATGCTCAGCAGATCCTGTTGCTTTCCAGGAAGTAGGCCAGGAACAATTTTTCAG GGAACTTTTGGATGACACAGATTCAAGAGTGGCATATTATTCTTCTGCGTTTCTTCTGAAG CGAATGATGACGGAGAAGCCAGAGAAATATCAAAACATGCTTCAGAATCTTGTTGTTAAAGCTCAAcag AGTAACAATGAAAAGCTCTTGGAAAATCCATACCTTCAAATGCGTGGCATAATTCAACTGGCAAATGATCTTGGATTTGACTTGTGA